CGCCGATCAGGGAGCTCATGGCGTGACGGGGAATTGCAAATTGCAAATTGCGAATTGCAAATTGCAAATCGGGACGAGCACCGCCCTTCTTTCGATGGCCTTGCTGGCTCATCTTGCCGACGCCGCGCCGCCGGACGTGAAATTCCTGTTTCCCGCAGGAGCGGCAAGGGGCGCAACCGTGGAAGTCACGGCGGGCGGAAATCCAGGTGAATGGCCTGCACAGGTCTGGGTGAACCGGCCGGATGTGAGCATCGTCGCGGGGGCCGAGAAAGGCAAGTTTTCGGTCACCGTCGCGCCAGACGCCGTGCCGGGCCTCCGTTGGGTTCGCGTCTACAATGCCGAGGGCGCATCCGCGCCCTTGCCGTTTGCCGTGGGCACGTTGCCGGAAACCAGCGAGCAGGAACCGAACGATAGCCCGAAGAAGCCGCAGACGCTGCCCAGTTCGACGTGTCTGGTCAACGGACGATTGGAAAAGCGGGGCGACGTCGATACCTACGCCGTCTCGCTCGTGAAGGGTCAGACGCTGGTCGCCGCGGTGACGGCGAACGAAGTCCTCGGATCGCCGATGGATGCCGTGCTGCAGGTCGTCTCGCCGCGAGGCAGCGTGTTGGTCCAGAGCGACGACGAGCGCGGCCTCGATCCTTTGCTGCCGTTCAACGTGCCGGCCGACGGCGTTTACCTGGTGCGGCTGTTCGCCTTTCCGGCCACGCCCGACGCCTCGATCTCGTTTGCCGGGGGCGAAACGTTTATCTATCGACTCACTGTGACCACCGGCGCGTTCATCGACGGCTCGCTGCCGCTGGCGATTTCGCGCGAAGGCCAAGCCGAGTTGGAAGTGTTCGGATGGAACCTGGCCGACGCCGACCAGCGCCGCGCGATCGTGCCGCCCGCGGACGCGACGCACGTCGACGTGTTCTCACCGCAATGGGCCGATGCGTTGACCTTGCCGATTGTGCCGCATCGCTCGCTGGTGGAAGCCGAGCCGAACGACGTCGCCCATCCGCTGCCGGTGGAACTGCCGGCCACGCTGAGCGGCCGCATCGGCGGACCTGGCGATAAAGACGCCTTTCGCTTGCATCTTATCAAGGGCCAGCCCTGGCAATTCACGATCGAAAGCCGATCGCTCGGTTATCCGCTCGACGCCGTGCAGGAGTTGTTCGACGCTTCGGGCAAGTCGCTCGTGCGTGCCGACGATTCGGGCAAGGATGCCGACCCCTCGGTGAAGTACACCGCGCCGGCCGACGGCGATTACACGCTGGTCGTTTCCGACCTCTACGAACACGGCGGCCCGCGTTATTTCTATCGGTTGACCATCGCTCCGTTGGAGGCCGAGTTCACGCTCAGCGTTCCACAACACGCTTATGTGCTGACCGTCGGCAAGCCGCTGGAGATTCCCGTGACGATCGACCGCCGACAGAACTTCGACCGCGAAATCGAGCTTGAAGTGCTTGGTTTGCCCGAAGGCGTCACGGTTGCGCCTGTCAAATCGGTTGCCAAGGGCGACACGGCGAAAACCGTCAAACTGGTGCTGACGGCCACGTCGGGGCCGTTCTCCGGTCCGATTCGCATTCTTGGAAAATCATCGGAAGCAGGCCGTTCTCGGCTGGCGGAAGCGTTGGTTGTGGCAGGCGCTCGCCTCAGCGAGCTTTGGCTGACGGTGACGAAGTAGCCCGCTTGCTCCTGAACGATACCGCGGTCACCGACGACGGCCTGAAGCGACTGGGCCGCTTCAAGGCCCTGGAAGAGTTGGAGCTTCGCGGCACAACGATCACGGGAAAGGCGTTGACCTACTTGCAGACCCTTCCGCGACTGTCGTACCTGAATCTGTGCGACACCCAAATCAACGACGGCGACATTGATGCGCTCAACGAGATTTGCTCGCTCGTTTCGGTCTCGCTCTTGGGCAGCGAAGTCACTGAAGCCGGGCTGACCAAACTGCAAGTAGCCGGTTCGCTCGCCAGCGAACCGGTAGACCAATCGACACTGACGTGCCTGGCCGAGCTGACGGAGCTCGACTTCGCCAGGCAGCCGTTTTCCGGATGTCATACAGTTTCTCTCGGACCGTCATAATTCCGAGATCCGCATCGACGACGAGGCCTTCCATCGCGCTCGGCGGTCATCCGATGTTCCTATCCGCAGGTGGATCAAAGGCATCCCGCTGCAATCAGCGCTGGGTTTACTCCTGGAGCCGCTGGACATGACCTGTGTGGCCGAAGGCGATACACTTGTCATTCGGCCGGCGCCAGAAACCCCACTCCACTGAACGAACCATGCCCAACGGACCTTCCAACCCAAAGCAGACCCGGCAAAAGCCATTACCGCAGTGCAAGGCAGTGCTACTCTGCGAGAACGTAGTCGAGGACGAAATCACCGGCCAGTTCAGCCTGAACAAGCTGATTGACGTCGTACGGTTTTCCACCTTTCCCGGAGTTTCACTTCCGTTTGCGCTTTTTCTCCAGCTCTACGACGGAATCGGTCGATATCAGCTCGCCATCGAGCTTCGAGACTTGGCCGATGGCACGAGAGTGGCTGTCGCGATGTTTAGCAGCTTGGATTTCATTGAGCGCCTTGCTAACATGGATGTAGTCCTCCCGGTTGACTCATTGCGGTTGCCGCGCGCCGGGCGGTATCAGTTTGCGGTGCTGCTCGACGGTGAAGAGTTGGCGACGCAGCATTTAGACGCAGAATTTGAAAATGGCGAAGAAACCGAATAAGCCGCAAAAGCCGCAACCAACTCCGCATCCGCCGGGCGATACGCCGCAAGAGGGGAGGAGCACGGGCCGGATACTGACCGCAAAGGACGCTGGCTGGCGGTCGCCGACGGCCTTTGTCGCGCCGCTGACGTTCGTGCCCATCGACCCGCCGGAACCCATTCCCAAGCGACGCCGCCGGCGCCGATAACCGGCTGGCGTCAGCTTGACCGAGCGACGCGTTACCAGCCGCCTCCCGCCCATCGACCGGCGACGATCAGCAGGCAGCCGACGCAAAAGCATGCGCCCCCGACCGCCACCCAGCCCATGGGCGATTGTCCTGGCAATTCACGCTGAGGCCTTTCCGGTTGCCAGGAGATGAGCCGCTAGACGTTTGAAGTCAACTCCTGGCATTCTACCATGAAAATCACCAAAATCTCCGCCTACCGCGTCGAGCTGCCACTGCACGAAGGGAGCTACAAATGGTCGGGCGGCAAGTCGGTGGAGGTGTTCGATAGCACGGTCGTGCATGTCGATACCGACGCGGGTATCAGCGGCTGCGGCGAAGTTTGCCCGCTGGGTCCGTTCTATTTGCCCGCCTACGCCGCCGGCTGCCGCACGGGCATTGCCGAGCTGGCGCCGCACTTGATCGGCGAAAACCCGCTGGAGCTGGGCCGGCTCAATCGCCGCATGGACGCCGCGATGAAAGGCCACGCCTACGTCAAGTCGGCCATCGACATCGCCTGCTGGGACATTCTGGGCAAGGCCACCGGGCAACCGGTCTCGACCCTGCTCGGCGGTCGCTTCGGCGAAGATGTTGTGCTCTATCGGGCAATCTCGCAGGAGTCGCCCGACGAAATGGCGGCCAAAGTCGCCAAGTATCGCGGCGAAGGTTATCGCCGCTTTCAGCTCAAAGTCGGCGGCGACCCCGACGTCGATATCGAGCGGATTCGCGCGGCCGCCGCCCAACTCCAAGCCGGCGACCGCTTGGTGGCCGACGCCAACACCGGCTGGCTGCCGCACGAGGCAATGCGTGTGCTCCGGGCGGTGCGCGACGTCGACGTCTACATCGAGCAGCCCTGCCTGAGCTACGAGGAGTGTCTCGCCGTGCGGCGGCACACCGACCATCCGTTTGTGCTCGACGAAGTGATCGACGGCGTCGACGTGCTGTTGCGCGGGCGGGCCGACCTGGCGATGGACGTGGTGAACATCAAGATCAGCAAATTCGGCGGGCTGACAAAAGCCCGGCAGGCGCGCGACCTGTGCGTGTCGCTGGGCATCGCGATGACCATCGAAGATAGCTGGGGCGGCGACATCGTGACGGCCGCCATCGCCCACCTGGCCCACAGCACGCCGCCGGAATTCCTGTTCACCAGCACCGATTTCAACAGCTACGTCACCGTCAGCATCGCCGAAGGCGCCCCGCAACGTATTGGCGGCCGCATGGCGGCGAGTACCGCACCTGGCTTGGGAATCAAGCCGCGGTCCGAGGTCTTGGGCGGGCCGCTCGTTGAGGTGGAATAGCTACCGCCCATCGAGAATGTGCGGAAAGCCGCGGCGCTGTTGTGACCAAAGGCACGTCCGGCCATAATCACGACTTTCACGTTTCACTCGCAAACCGCTTTCCATCGTGATCGTCTCTTGGAATTGGCTTAAAGATTACGTCGCCCTCGATGTGCCGGCGACTGAGGTCGAACGGCGGCTGATGATGGCCGGGCTCAACCATGAGTCGACGCAGCCCGTCGGCGACGACCTGGCGATTGACCTGGAAATAACCAGCAATCGGCCCGACTGCCTGGGTCACTTGGGCATTGCCCGTGAGATCGCGGTGCTGTTCGAGCGTCGGCTGCAGCTTCCGCCCGCGGCGCCAGAAGAATCGAAATCGGCCGTCGCCTCGCTGATCCAGGTGTCGTTGGAGTGTCCGCGGCATTGCTATCGCTACACGGTCCGAGTGGTGCGGGGCGTGAAGGTCGGCCCGAGTCCCACCTGGCTGGCCCGGCGGCTGGCGACGATCGGCATCGCCACGATCAACAACGTGGTCGACGTGACCAATTATGTGCTGATGGAGTGCGGGCAGCCGCTGCACGCCTTCGATCTGGCCAGGCTGGCGGGCCGGCGGATTGTGGTCCGCGAGGGCCGCGAAGGCGAGACGCTGCTGGCTATCGATCATAAGACTTACCCCACCGGCGCCGGCGTGTGCGTGATCGCCGACGCCGAGCAGCCCGTCGGCATCGGCGGCGTCATGGGCGGGGCCGAGACTGAGGTGACGCAGGCCACGACCGAGCTGTTGATCGAGAGCGCCGAGTTCGCCCCGCTCTCGATTCGCAACACGGCCCGGCGGCTCGGTCTGCACAGCGATTCGTCGTATCGCTTCGAGCGCGGCCTCGATCCCGAGGGCGTCGATTGGGCCAGCCGCCGCGCGTCCGAGCTGATTCTGGATTTGGCCGGAGGCGAACTGGCTGCGGGCGTCATCGATGTCGGCCGCCCGCCGCCGCGGCGAGAGCCGATCGTGCTGCGACTGGCCCAATTGCCCCGCATTCTGGGCATCCACGTCGCTGCCGGCGAAGTGCGGCGAATTCTCGAGGCGCTGGGCAACGCGGTGCGCGCGGCCGACGAGCGGCAGGTCGAAGTCGTTCCTCCAAGCTGGCGGCGCGATCTCACGCGCGAGATCGACCTGATCGAAGAGGTGGCCCGCATTCACGGCTACGACGCGATCCCCGAAGACGTAAGCGTGCCCATGTCGCCTTCGGCCGAGCGAAAGCAAGACCGCGTGTTGGGCCGAGTGCGGCAGGCGCTGACGGCGCTGGGTTACGACGAGGCGTTGACGCTCAGCGCGGTCGAGGAGGGATGGTCGGCGGCTTTCAGTCCCTGGACCGATGCGCCGCCGTTGATATCGCCCACGCCGATCTTGCGTCGGGCCGACCGGCTGCGCCGCAGCCTGGTGCCCAGCTTGCTCGGCGTCCGGCGGACCAACGAGAGCGTGGCGAACCCGACGATCGAGCTGTTCGAGATCGCCAATGTGTATTTGCCGCGACCGGACAGCCTGCCCGACGAACAGGTCATGCTGGCGCTGACTAGCGGCGGCGATTTTTTCGCGGTCAAGGGTGCGATCGAGGCCACGCTCGGCGCGTTGGCCGTGCCAGCGGGACTGGAAGTGCGGGATTTCAAGCACCCGCTCTTGTCGTCCGGCCGCGCGGTGGAGCTGTGGCTCGCGGGCGCGCGATTGGCGATCGTGGGAGAGCTGTCGGCCGCCGGCCGGAAGGAGTTCGAGCTGCGCGGCACGGCGACCGTTGCCGAGCTGCGGCTGGCGCCGCTGGTCGACCTGGCGGGGCTCGTGCCCCGCTACCGCGAAGTGCCCGCGACGCCCGCGATCAGCCGCGACCTGAACCTGGAGATCAAGGAAACGGTGCGATGGTCCGACGTGGCCTCGACCGTGCGCGAAGCGGCGGGCAGCGTTCTGGAACAGCTCGCGTTCAAAGACATCTACCGCAACGACGAGCTTGTGCGGCAGGGCGAAAAGCGGCTGCTGTTCAGCGTGACGCTGCGCGATCCGCAGGCGACGCTGACCGGCGCCCAGGCCGACGCCATTCGGGAGCGGATTGTCGCGGCGTGTAGCCAGCGCTTCGGCGCACGGCTGCAAGCTTCGTAAAATGAACCCGGTTCGTACCCCGTCGTCCGTGGCCTGTTGCATCGAACAACAGACCACTGACGACGAACAAACATGGCGCACGCCGGTCCACAAAAAATCTTTCCAGAATTTGCTTGCGGAGGAGCGTGGCAGCGTCTATATTCAACCTTGTCGTTGGTGCTTGCACTGACGGCGGCCGCCCAGGTACCTGCCCCGCCTGCGGTGGCCTTTTTTATGCGCAAGGGGTTCCTCAGCTTCCCGCTTGACACGCGCCGATTGCCGAATATCATAAGCAGACACAAGTTAAGGCATCGGCCGCCGCCCAGATCCGTTCTCCTTGGTGGCGCAGCGTGCCGTTTTCGGGAGCGAACGTTTCATGGCTGCACATCGGCGGCTTGAAGTCTCGGAGGTGGGCGACGTCACCGTCGTGCGGTTCGTGGACCGTAAGATCCTCGACGAAGCCAGCATTCAGGAGTTGGGCACCGAGCTGTTTCAGCTCGTCGAGCAGGAAAACCGCGGCAAGCTGGTTTTGAACTTCTCCAAGGTCGATTTCCTTTCCAGTGCCGCCTTGGGCAAGCTGATCACGCTCGACAAGAAAGTCAAAGCCCGATCGGGCAAACTCAAACTAAGCAACATCCGGCCTGAAATCTACGAAGTCTTCGCCATCACGAAGTTGAACAAATTGTTCGACATCAAGGACGACGAAGCCGACGCCTTGGCGGCGTTTTAGCGACGGGCCTAGAGTGAAAAACGCTCGAGCCAATGGCAACCGAACTTTGGCCTTGGAAAGCCGATCTGGTCATTCCCAGCGAAACCGGGGCAGGCAAGCGGGTCTTGGACGACGTGCTCGAACAGCTCGCCGCCCACGACTGGTCGGAGCACGACGTCCACAGCGTACATTTGGCGCTGGAGGAAGCACTGGTCAACGCCATTCGCCACGGCAACCGCTCCGACCCTGACAAGCGGGTGTTCATCTCCTGCAAGATTTCGCCCGAACGGCTCTGGATTCAGATTCGCGACGAGGGGGCCGGCTTCAAGCCGGAAGACGTGCCCGACCCCACCGACGAGGAGCACATTGAAATCCCGTCTGGCCGGGGCATCATGCTGATGCGGGCCTTCATGTCGCGCGTTGAATACAATGACGTCGGCAACTGCGTCGAAATGGAAAAGCAACGCCTGGCGAGGTAGCCATCGTCCCGCCGGGCCCTCATCTCCGTAGGGAACGGACTCCGTGCCGTTCCGGGATCCCGCAATCTCTGTAGGGAACGGACTCCGTGCCGTTCCGGGATCCCGCAAACAACAGTTGATTCGCACTTCCCGGAACGGCACGGAGTCCGTTCCCTACAGAATCGAGTCCGTTCCCTACAGAATCGAGTCCGTTCCCTACAGAATCGGTGCCGCTACTGGCTAGCCGGCCGATTCTCAACTATCCTGCGGAATGACCTGCTTTGCCGCCTGCGCAAAGCGCGTAACGTTTTGCCCGCCCGCGACAATAGTCTTACCGTAGTCGAGTTTGCCTCGGCCCTCCCTCCCACGAGTACGATGATGGCCCCTCCGACCAACACGAATCCCCTGATGACTCCGGCGAAATCGGCCCAGATCGGCCAATCCGATCTTAAGGCAGCCGAAGAACTGACCAGCGCCTTTAACAAGATGAAGGAGCAGCTTGCCCGCGTGATCGTCGGGCAGGACGAGGTCGTCAAGCAGGTGCTGATCGCCCTGTTTTGCCAGGGTCACTGCGTGCTGGAAGGCGTGCCGGGGCTGGCCAAGACCTTGATGATCTCGAACATCGCCCGGCTGATGTCGCTCAGTTTCCGCCGCATTCAATTTACGCCCGACCTGATGCCATCGGACATCACGGGCACGGAAATCCTCGACGAAGAAGAGGGCACCGGCCGGCGGCGGATGCGGTTCGTAAAGGGGCCGATCTTTTGCAACATCCTGCTCGGCGACGAAATCAATCGCACGCCGCCCAAGACGCAGGCCGCGCTGTTGCAAGCGATGCAGGAGTATAAGGTCACGACGGCCGGCGAAGATTTTTCGCTGGAGCGGCCGTTTCTGGTGCTGGGCACGCAAAACCCGATCGAGCAGGAGGGAACGTATCCGTTGCCCGAAGCCCAGCTCGACCGCTTCATGTTCAAAATCCTGGTGCAGTATCCCAGCTTCGACGAAGAGCTGGCCATCGCCGAGGCGACGACCAGCGGCGATATGCCGACGTTGCAGCCGGTGCTCGACCGGGCGGTGATCCTGCAGTTGCAGCAGACCGTGCGGAAGGTGTTGATCGGCCGCAGCGTGTCGGGATACGCCGTCAGCCTGGTCCGGGCCACGCGGCCCGGCTCGCCGGAAACGCCCGATTTCGTGAATAAGTATCTCACCTGGGGCGCCGGCACCCGCGCTTGCCAATCGTTGTTGTTGGGTGCTAAAGCCAACGCCTTGCTCGACGGCCGCGTTCACGTCTCGACGGAAGACATTCGCTACGTCGCCCGGCCCGTGCTGCGGCACCGGCTCGTTACCAGTTTCACCGCCGAGAGCGACGGTGTTACGCCGGACCACATCGTTGAGAAGCTGTTCGAGTCGGTTCGCGAGCCGGAATAAAACATGCCTAACCGCTACTTCGATCCCGAAGGTCTGGCACGCGTCGGCCACATGGAATTTGTGGCCCGGCAGGTGGTCGAAGGCTTTCTGACCGGCCGGCATCGCAGTCCGTATCACGGCTTTTCCGTCGAGTATCTGGACCACCGGGCCTACACGCCAGGCGACGAGCTGCGCACGCTCGACTGGAAGATTCTGGCCCGAAACGACCGCTACTTCGTCAAACTGTTCGAAGACGAGACGAATCTTCGGGCATATATTCTGCTCGATTGCTCGAACTCGATGGCCTTTCAGAGCGGCAAGATCAGCAAACTGCAATACGGCAGTTATTTCGCCGCGGCCCTCACCTACCTCCTGTTACGGCAGAACGATGCGGTTGGCCTGACGCTGTTCGACAACAGCGTGCGGCTGCACATGCCGGCCAAAGCGCGGCCGACACAATTCCGCCGCGTGCTCGATTTACTGGAAAAGACCGAGCCGGGCGGCGACACGAACGTCGGATCGGTGCTGCACGAAGTGGCCGAAAGGATCAAGCGCCGCGGCCTGGTGATCGTGATCAGCGACCTGATCGACAGAGAGGAGTCGATCGCCAGCGGTCTGCAACACTTCCGCCACAATCATCACGAGGTGGTGGTGTTTCACGTGATGGACGATGCCGAACTGACCTTCCCTTACGACCGGCTGACGCGATTCAAAGACATGGAAGGCGCCGGACGCGTGGTGGCCAATCCCAAGAGCCTGCGGGCACGCTACCTGTCGCGGATCAACGCCTTCACCGAGCGGGTGAAACGCGACTGCCTGGAGCGCCGCATCGACTACAATCTGATCAACACCAAGCAGCCCTACGACGTTTCGCTGGCGGTGTGCTTGGATAAGCGGTCACGGATGGGGTAACACGGCCAATGTTGGCACCGTTCGCTATCGCAATTCAGCGCGGTCTTCTCGACGAACCGGAGATCGAAGACCGCGTCATGCGTGCGCTCGGAGGAAGATGGAAGGCAAGAATAAGTAGACGACGAGACGATTGGATCGACGTAATGGTTGTTCGAGATCGAGACGAGTGATGGAATCTTTAATTAGCCGGTATTGGCCGTTCGACGTTGGCGATCAACAACGGCACAGCGAGCAAGACAAGCGCGAGGTTCG
Above is a genomic segment from Pirellulales bacterium containing:
- a CDS encoding cis-3-hydroxy-L-proline dehydratase, with amino-acid sequence MKITKISAYRVELPLHEGSYKWSGGKSVEVFDSTVVHVDTDAGISGCGEVCPLGPFYLPAYAAGCRTGIAELAPHLIGENPLELGRLNRRMDAAMKGHAYVKSAIDIACWDILGKATGQPVSTLLGGRFGEDVVLYRAISQESPDEMAAKVAKYRGEGYRRFQLKVGGDPDVDIERIRAAAAQLQAGDRLVADANTGWLPHEAMRVLRAVRDVDVYIEQPCLSYEECLAVRRHTDHPFVLDEVIDGVDVLLRGRADLAMDVVNIKISKFGGLTKARQARDLCVSLGIAMTIEDSWGGDIVTAAIAHLAHSTPPEFLFTSTDFNSYVTVSIAEGAPQRIGGRMAASTAPGLGIKPRSEVLGGPLVEVE
- the pheT gene encoding phenylalanine--tRNA ligase subunit beta; translation: MIVSWNWLKDYVALDVPATEVERRLMMAGLNHESTQPVGDDLAIDLEITSNRPDCLGHLGIAREIAVLFERRLQLPPAAPEESKSAVASLIQVSLECPRHCYRYTVRVVRGVKVGPSPTWLARRLATIGIATINNVVDVTNYVLMECGQPLHAFDLARLAGRRIVVREGREGETLLAIDHKTYPTGAGVCVIADAEQPVGIGGVMGGAETEVTQATTELLIESAEFAPLSIRNTARRLGLHSDSSYRFERGLDPEGVDWASRRASELILDLAGGELAAGVIDVGRPPPRREPIVLRLAQLPRILGIHVAAGEVRRILEALGNAVRAADERQVEVVPPSWRRDLTREIDLIEEVARIHGYDAIPEDVSVPMSPSAERKQDRVLGRVRQALTALGYDEALTLSAVEEGWSAAFSPWTDAPPLISPTPILRRADRLRRSLVPSLLGVRRTNESVANPTIELFEIANVYLPRPDSLPDEQVMLALTSGGDFFAVKGAIEATLGALAVPAGLEVRDFKHPLLSSGRAVELWLAGARLAIVGELSAAGRKEFELRGTATVAELRLAPLVDLAGLVPRYREVPATPAISRDLNLEIKETVRWSDVASTVREAAGSVLEQLAFKDIYRNDELVRQGEKRLLFSVTLRDPQATLTGAQADAIRERIVAACSQRFGARLQAS
- a CDS encoding STAS domain-containing protein produces the protein MAAHRRLEVSEVGDVTVVRFVDRKILDEASIQELGTELFQLVEQENRGKLVLNFSKVDFLSSAALGKLITLDKKVKARSGKLKLSNIRPEIYEVFAITKLNKLFDIKDDEADALAAF
- a CDS encoding ATP-binding protein — its product is MATELWPWKADLVIPSETGAGKRVLDDVLEQLAAHDWSEHDVHSVHLALEEALVNAIRHGNRSDPDKRVFISCKISPERLWIQIRDEGAGFKPEDVPDPTDEEHIEIPSGRGIMLMRAFMSRVEYNDVGNCVEMEKQRLAR
- a CDS encoding MoxR family ATPase, with amino-acid sequence MTPAKSAQIGQSDLKAAEELTSAFNKMKEQLARVIVGQDEVVKQVLIALFCQGHCVLEGVPGLAKTLMISNIARLMSLSFRRIQFTPDLMPSDITGTEILDEEEGTGRRRMRFVKGPIFCNILLGDEINRTPPKTQAALLQAMQEYKVTTAGEDFSLERPFLVLGTQNPIEQEGTYPLPEAQLDRFMFKILVQYPSFDEELAIAEATTSGDMPTLQPVLDRAVILQLQQTVRKVLIGRSVSGYAVSLVRATRPGSPETPDFVNKYLTWGAGTRACQSLLLGAKANALLDGRVHVSTEDIRYVARPVLRHRLVTSFTAESDGVTPDHIVEKLFESVREPE
- a CDS encoding DUF58 domain-containing protein, yielding MPNRYFDPEGLARVGHMEFVARQVVEGFLTGRHRSPYHGFSVEYLDHRAYTPGDELRTLDWKILARNDRYFVKLFEDETNLRAYILLDCSNSMAFQSGKISKLQYGSYFAAALTYLLLRQNDAVGLTLFDNSVRLHMPAKARPTQFRRVLDLLEKTEPGGDTNVGSVLHEVAERIKRRGLVIVISDLIDREESIASGLQHFRHNHHEVVVFHVMDDAELTFPYDRLTRFKDMEGAGRVVANPKSLRARYLSRINAFTERVKRDCLERRIDYNLINTKQPYDVSLAVCLDKRSRMG